AGCCCATTTGTGGATGCCGTACCGGATAGCAAGGGGGCCCGCTGGGTTCAGCCCGAGTTGGTAGTAGACGTTGCCTTTGCCCAGCGTTCGCCCCGGGGGGTATTGCGCCAGCCTGTATTTCGGGGACTCAGGGAAGACAAGACTGCTGACGAAGTCAGGGTCGATGACGAGCGTGAGACCGGCGCCGATACCGAACAGCAGCAGGCTCCGCGCCCACCTGATAAGCGGACGGCCCGCAGTAAAGATCCTCGAGTTGCCGGTGTACGAATAACGCATCCCGACCGGTTACTGTTTCCCGAGAACGGCCTGACCAAGCTGGATCTCGCCCGATACTACGCGTCAGTTGCGGACTGGCTCCTCCCTCACTCAGCCCATCGGCCTTTGGCTATGGTGCGTTGTCCTGAAGGTAGGGCGGGGGAATGCTTCTTCCAGAAGAGTCCGGGGCGCACGCTGTCGGGTCGGCTGGAGCAGGTCAGCATTTCCGGTAACTCGGGCGCAGACAAGAATTTGGTGTACCTGGATTCAGCACAGGACCTGGTCTACCTCGCCCAGTTCGGTGTGATCGAGTTGCACCCCTGGGGCAGCCGCGTCGAGAACGTGGAAAGGCCGGATACACTCACTTTCGATTTCGACCCTGATCCTTCGCTTGAGTGGCGGGTGATTGTGTCCGTTGCCCGTCGACTGAACGAGATTCTGGACAACGCGGGTCTGACCGGATTCCCGCGTATTACCGGCGGCAAGGGCCTCCATATCGTCGTGCCGGTTGAGCCGGAGGCGGACTGGGACACTATCAAACAATTTGCCCGTTTTGTTTCAAGAATCCTGGTACAGGAACAGCCCAAACTGATGACGACCAATATGTCCAAGAGCCGTCGAAAGGGCCGGATTTTCCTCGATTACCTGCGCAACGGGCGGGGTGCAACCAGCATTGCCTCATATTCAGTGCGGGCACGGGACGGCGCACCGGTCGCTACCCCCTTGCGCTGGGATGAGGTGGCGCGAGTAGGGCGGGGTAACCGCTATACCGTGGCCAATTTGCCCCGGCGCCTGAGCTCCCTGGACCGGGACCCCTGGGCCGACTTCGAGGTCGCCCGCCGCAGGATCACTGTCGAAACCCTGGAAAAACTGGAGGCAGGCACGTGACAGATAACGCCGATCAACGCCCGCCCGACGACCACTGGTGGCTCTCGCCTGGCGGCGAGTACTGCCCGTTCTGCTCGGGCTCCTGGCATGCCGAGGCGCTGGCCTACTGTATGGCCTGTGATCGTCCGGTCTGCCACATCTGCGTGGCGGAGACGGTGGAGTCCGATGATCTGCTTTGTCCGGAATGTGCAGCGGAGCAGGGGAGCGACCCGGATGGAAGCGAAGCAGGCAAGGCAGAGGGCCGCTGATGGCAGCCCGTGCGATCTGGAAAGGTGTTGTGCGCTTCAAGAGCATTGCCGTGCCGGTCAAGCTCTATTCTGCGGTGGCCGACCGCACGGTTCATTTCCGTCTGCTGCACAGCAAGGATCACCAGCCGGTCAAGCAAACCATGATCAATCCTGAGACTGAAGATGTGATTTCCCGGGATGAGATGCTGCGGGCCTACCGCACCGGCGAGGGCGAGGAGGTACTGTTCAAACCTTCGGAGCTGGACGATCTGCAGCCGGAACCGTCCCGGGACATCGAAGTGCTGCGTTTCTATCCGCCGCGCGTGATCGACCATCGATGGTATGACCGACCCTACTACCTGGGGCCTGATGGCGACGAAACAGCGTATTTTGCACTTACGGAAGCACTGGAGAGTGCGGATCAGGAGGGCTTGGCGCGTTGGGTGATGCGCAAAAAGGAGTATGTCGGGGCACTGCGTCTTTACGAAGGCTATCCGATGCTGATGACCCTGCGCTATGCCGATCGGGTGATCTCGGCCGATGAGCTCAAGGCACCGGGCGGCAAGGCACTGGATGGCCGGGAACTGGACATGGCCCAAGAGCTTATCGGCATGCTCGATGCTTCCTTTACGCCGGAAGACTACCCGAACGAGTACCGGGAACGGGTACTCGAAATGATCGAGAAGAAGCGCAAGGGCGGTAAGGTCAAGCGCCCGCCGGCCAAGCGGGAGAAAGCCTCGGAAGATCTTTCCGGCGCCCTGGAGGCAAGCCTGAAGAGGATGAAGGATGGCAGCTAAACGGGCGTCTAATCAGAAGGCCGGGAAAGAGGAACAGGAAGACAACGCGCAGCCTTTCCAGCCGAGTCCCTTCTGGTCGGGGGTGATCTCTTTTGGCCTGGTGAGCCTGCCGGTCAGCCTGTTCCCGGCTAACCGTGGCCGACCGCTATCTTTACATATGGTGGATCAGGACGGTATGCCCCTGCGTCGGCGCTATTTCTGTGAGAAGGAGCATCGGGTTCTGGAGAACGAAGATCTGGTGCGGGGTTACCCGATCGAGAAAGACAAGTTCGTCAT
The window above is part of the Marinobacter nanhaiticus D15-8W genome. Proteins encoded here:
- a CDS encoding Ku protein; this translates as MAARAIWKGVVRFKSIAVPVKLYSAVADRTVHFRLLHSKDHQPVKQTMINPETEDVISRDEMLRAYRTGEGEEVLFKPSELDDLQPEPSRDIEVLRFYPPRVIDHRWYDRPYYLGPDGDETAYFALTEALESADQEGLARWVMRKKEYVGALRLYEGYPMLMTLRYADRVISADELKAPGGKALDGRELDMAQELIGMLDASFTPEDYPNEYRERVLEMIEKKRKGGKVKRPPAKREKASEDLSGALEASLKRMKDGS